A single genomic interval of Natronoarchaeum philippinense harbors:
- a CDS encoding thiamine-phosphate synthase family protein has translation MSLVLPSEIVVERFVPTARAMLAGALDERGFTQQEIADRIGVTQAAVSNLVNGNVAVEERFSEDPRMEATIERIADGFAADRMDGVDAMAELLALVEAFEDRGPICAVHEDEMPALEGLGCDLCVQGPDSEVLAERDVLASVRRAARLLAGTDGMAEHVPNVGTNVGMALPDAADGTDVAAIPGRIYRMRGNVEVPANPEFGASEHVAETILAARSVDADARAALNVATSDDLLAAASERGIEPLEFDPGYEDRREHLREAMADRGEVPAVLYHRGAFGIEPVTFVLGRTAVEAAELAVELATGADGGHER, from the coding sequence ATGTCGCTGGTGCTCCCGAGCGAGATCGTCGTCGAGCGTTTCGTTCCAACGGCGCGGGCCATGCTGGCTGGCGCGCTCGACGAACGGGGGTTCACCCAGCAGGAAATCGCCGATCGAATCGGTGTCACGCAGGCGGCGGTGAGCAACCTCGTCAACGGAAACGTCGCCGTCGAGGAGCGCTTCAGCGAGGATCCACGGATGGAGGCGACGATCGAGCGGATCGCCGACGGGTTCGCCGCCGACCGGATGGACGGCGTCGACGCCATGGCCGAACTGCTCGCGCTCGTCGAGGCGTTCGAGGACCGCGGCCCGATCTGTGCCGTCCACGAGGACGAGATGCCGGCGCTGGAGGGACTCGGCTGTGATCTGTGCGTCCAAGGACCCGACTCGGAGGTGCTGGCCGAGCGCGACGTGCTCGCGTCGGTCCGGCGCGCCGCCCGGCTACTTGCCGGCACCGACGGGATGGCCGAGCACGTGCCGAACGTCGGCACAAACGTCGGGATGGCGCTGCCGGACGCCGCCGACGGGACCGACGTGGCGGCCATTCCGGGCCGTATCTACCGGATGCGAGGAAACGTCGAGGTTCCCGCCAACCCCGAGTTCGGCGCCTCAGAGCACGTCGCCGAGACCATCCTCGCCGCCCGCAGCGTCGACGCCGACGCGCGGGCGGCGCTCAACGTCGCAACGAGCGACGACCTGCTCGCGGCCGCCAGCGAACGCGGTATCGAGCCACTGGAGTTCGATCCGGGCTACGAGGACCGCCGCGAGCACCTGCGCGAGGCGATGGCCGACCGCGGCGAGGTGCCGGCGGTGCTGTATCACCGCGGCGCCTTCGGCATCGAACCGGTCACGTTCGTGCTCGGTCGGACCGCCGTCGAGGCAGCAGAGCTAGCCGTCGAACTGGCGACGGGAGCAGACGGCGGCCACGAAAGGTAA
- a CDS encoding SDR family oxidoreductase, with translation MDLQIDGNAALVTASSSGLGKASAKALAREGANVVVNGRDEAQLADAADEIRAVASGEVVEQPGDLTEKEDIEQLVERTVEEFGTVDHLVTSAGGPPSGPFLETTDEDWYEAFDLLVMSVVRLVRAAEPHLREGDGGTIVNVTSRSVKEAIDQLVLSNSVRMSVIGLEKTLSKELAPEVRANAVLPGSHETSRIEELIEQSMDRGEYDSYEEGLDDWADGNPSERIGDPMELGEVVAFLSSPKSSYVNGTAIPIDGGSGASNL, from the coding sequence ATGGACCTACAGATCGACGGAAACGCGGCGCTGGTCACGGCATCGAGTAGCGGTCTCGGCAAGGCGTCAGCCAAAGCGCTCGCACGCGAGGGGGCAAACGTCGTCGTCAACGGACGCGACGAGGCGCAACTGGCCGACGCCGCAGACGAGATCCGCGCGGTGGCGTCCGGCGAGGTCGTCGAACAGCCCGGCGACTTGACCGAGAAAGAAGACATCGAACAGCTCGTCGAACGCACCGTCGAGGAGTTCGGCACCGTCGACCATCTCGTCACGAGCGCAGGGGGCCCGCCGAGCGGGCCGTTTCTGGAGACGACCGACGAAGACTGGTACGAGGCGTTCGATCTGCTGGTGATGAGCGTCGTCCGGCTCGTCCGTGCGGCCGAACCCCACCTGCGCGAGGGCGACGGCGGCACGATCGTCAACGTCACGTCCCGGAGCGTCAAGGAGGCGATCGACCAACTCGTGCTGTCGAACTCGGTGCGGATGAGCGTGATCGGGTTGGAGAAGACGCTCTCGAAGGAACTCGCGCCGGAGGTGCGAGCCAACGCCGTGCTGCCGGGGTCGCACGAGACGTCTCGGATCGAGGAGCTGATCGAGCAGTCGATGGACCGAGGCGAGTACGACAGCTACGAGGAGGGCCTCGACGACTGGGCCGATGGCAACCCCTCCGAGCGCATCGGCGATCCGATGGAACTGGGGGAGGTCGTCGCGTTCCTCAGCTCGCCCAAATCGAGCTACGTCAACGGGACCGCGATCCCGATCGACGGCGGGTCGGGCGCATCGAACCTATAG
- a CDS encoding CapA family protein, whose protein sequence is MPRIGLTGDVMLGRLVDEHQRYRAVDAVWGNTVTTLRELDGLVINLECCLSDRGSPWRRTRRVFHFRADPEWAIPALRRAGVDACALANNHVLDFEETALRDTLSHLDEAGIERSGAGTDLEEALAPASFAADGVDVAVVSLTDNTHEYAAGQTSPGTAWIEIDRGDPETRARVEDALSRVQELDSDLVIASLHWGPNMVEEPPESFRTFARWLVDMGVDAVHGHSAHLFHGIEVYESAPIIYDAGDFVDDYAVNPRRRNDRSFLFVLSADSAGTPKTLRLVPTEIHDCSVHLAGEDAAAWSRSRMRSLSSEFGTEFERADEALIVNLGK, encoded by the coding sequence GTGCCGAGAATCGGACTAACCGGCGACGTGATGCTCGGACGACTCGTCGACGAGCACCAGCGCTATCGTGCTGTTGACGCTGTCTGGGGAAACACCGTAACGACGCTCCGTGAACTCGACGGGCTCGTGATCAATCTGGAGTGCTGCCTCTCCGATCGCGGTAGTCCGTGGCGACGCACGCGTCGGGTGTTTCACTTCCGGGCCGACCCGGAGTGGGCAATACCGGCGCTCCGGCGCGCTGGCGTCGACGCCTGTGCGCTGGCGAACAACCACGTGCTGGATTTCGAGGAGACGGCGCTCCGGGATACGCTCTCCCATCTGGACGAGGCCGGCATCGAGCGCAGCGGCGCCGGCACTGATCTCGAGGAGGCGCTGGCGCCGGCGTCGTTCGCTGCGGACGGCGTCGATGTCGCCGTCGTCTCGCTGACGGACAACACCCATGAGTACGCTGCCGGCCAGACCTCACCGGGGACCGCGTGGATCGAAATCGACCGCGGCGACCCCGAGACGAGAGCGCGCGTCGAGGATGCACTCTCACGGGTGCAGGAACTGGATTCCGATCTCGTGATCGCATCGCTGCACTGGGGACCGAACATGGTTGAGGAACCGCCCGAGTCGTTCCGGACGTTCGCCCGCTGGCTGGTTGACATGGGCGTCGACGCGGTCCACGGCCACAGCGCCCATCTGTTCCACGGGATTGAGGTTTACGAGAGCGCACCGATCATCTACGACGCCGGCGACTTCGTCGACGATTACGCGGTCAACCCGCGTCGACGCAACGACCGAAGCTTCCTGTTCGTGCTGTCGGCCGACAGCGCCGGGACGCCGAAGACGCTTCGACTCGTTCCAACCGAGATCCACGACTGCAGCGTCCACCTCGCCGGTGAGGACGCCGCCGCGTGGAGTCGCTCGCGGATGCGCTCGCTGTCGAGCGAGTTCGGGACCGAGTTCGAGCGAGCAGACGAAGCGCTGATCGTCAACCTTGGCAAGTAG
- a CDS encoding class I SAM-dependent DNA methyltransferase, with product MVNTSAGYGDARAELYDQLLYDLDRRDAAFYADLARNVDGAALELACGTGRIYLDLLSAGIDADGIDVSADMLSILRQKANRAGLEPSVWRADVTDFAVGREYGLLYCPFNALQHLVTIEDQLAALRCAHDALAPGGRFVFDVFVPSFDLIAETYGEWHENDVEFRGAEHRHRKRTRIVDEIEQRFEVETELYDPDGERVFSSTDHLKMLPKREIELLARRSPFDEWSVAGGFDGAAGELASGDDTIEDGDTIQVWTLRKAD from the coding sequence ATGGTCAATACGAGTGCCGGCTACGGCGACGCACGCGCTGAGTTATACGACCAGTTGCTGTACGATCTGGACCGCCGCGATGCCGCGTTCTACGCCGATCTCGCCCGGAATGTCGATGGGGCAGCGCTCGAGCTCGCCTGCGGCACCGGGCGGATCTACCTCGACCTGCTCAGTGCGGGCATCGACGCGGACGGTATCGATGTCTCGGCCGATATGCTCTCGATACTCCGGCAGAAGGCCAACAGAGCGGGGCTGGAGCCGTCGGTCTGGCGAGCCGACGTAACAGATTTTGCGGTCGGGCGCGAGTACGGCCTCCTTTACTGTCCGTTTAACGCACTCCAGCACTTGGTGACTATCGAAGACCAGCTCGCCGCGCTCCGGTGTGCCCACGACGCGCTGGCTCCCGGCGGTCGGTTCGTCTTCGACGTGTTTGTCCCGTCGTTCGACCTGATCGCCGAGACCTACGGCGAGTGGCACGAGAACGATGTCGAGTTTCGGGGCGCAGAGCACCGCCACCGCAAGCGCACGCGGATCGTCGACGAGATCGAACAGCGCTTCGAGGTAGAAACCGAGCTCTACGATCCCGACGGTGAGCGCGTCTTCTCGTCGACGGATCACCTGAAGATGCTCCCAAAGCGCGAAATCGAGCTGCTGGCTCGCCGCTCGCCGTTCGACGAGTGGTCGGTCGCCGGTGGGTTCGACGGCGCCGCGGGAGAACTGGCCTCCGGTGACGACACGATCGAGGACGGCGATACGATCCAAGTATGGACGCTTCGAAAGGCTGACTGA
- a CDS encoding glutaredoxin family protein yields the protein MAFEPESDLSADEVESRVDDAIENNEVVLFMKGNELMPQCGFSDRALTLIQQHRDDYETVDVLDALDEYRDALEDHSGWETIPQTYVDGEFVGGSDILVELDERGELAETLQA from the coding sequence ATGGCATTCGAACCCGAGTCCGACCTCTCCGCCGACGAAGTGGAGTCGCGGGTCGACGACGCGATCGAGAACAACGAAGTCGTCCTGTTCATGAAAGGCAACGAGCTGATGCCCCAGTGTGGCTTTTCGGACCGCGCCCTGACGCTGATCCAGCAGCACCGCGACGACTACGAAACCGTCGACGTGCTCGACGCGCTCGACGAGTACCGCGACGCCCTTGAGGACCACAGCGGCTGGGAGACGATCCCCCAGACGTACGTCGACGGGGAGTTCGTCGGCGGCAGCGACATTCTCGTGGAACTCGACGAGCGCGGTGAGCTCGCGGAGACGCTGCAGGCCTAG
- a CDS encoding BolA family protein, with product MDTEELTEVIETSLPDASADVVQPRGPEDDDHLAALVVSPAFEGKSLVEQHELVYDALGDRMTTDIHALELKTFTPDEYED from the coding sequence ATGGACACCGAGGAGCTCACTGAAGTCATCGAAACCTCTCTACCGGATGCGAGCGCAGATGTCGTCCAGCCCCGGGGCCCCGAGGACGACGATCACCTCGCCGCACTCGTCGTCTCGCCGGCGTTCGAGGGCAAATCGCTGGTCGAACAGCACGAACTGGTCTACGACGCGCTGGGCGACCGGATGACGACCGACATCCACGCGCTGGAGCTGAAGACGTTCACGCCCGATGAGTACGAGGACTGA
- a CDS encoding pyridoxal phosphate-dependent aminotransferase: MKVSDRVQEVPPSGIRRFFELAEEMDDVISLGVGEPDFSAPWAAREAAIDSLERGRTSYTANRGRRDLRESIADHVAERYDLTYDPDDEIIVTTGVSEGVDVALRALVDPGDVVAVPQPSYVSYEPGIRFAGGEPLPVPTSDDEFKLTADALERAGAADADALLYCYPNNPTGAIMTEDDLRPVAAFAREHDLTVFSDEIYSELTYGHEHTSIATFEGMRERTVVFNGFSKAYAMTGLRLGYALAPADAVAGMNRIHQYAMLSAPTTAQYAAIEALENCDDEVAEMVSQYDRRRRFVLSRFEEMGIDCFEAEGAFYVFPEVPGGDDEAFAEELLQEHGVAAVPGSVFGEDGEGHLRVSYATGLDDLREAMARIETFVS; this comes from the coding sequence ATGAAGGTCAGCGACCGCGTGCAGGAGGTTCCTCCCTCCGGAATTAGACGCTTCTTCGAGCTGGCCGAGGAGATGGACGACGTGATCTCGCTGGGGGTCGGCGAACCCGACTTCTCGGCGCCGTGGGCCGCCCGGGAGGCCGCCATCGACTCGCTGGAACGCGGCCGAACGTCCTACACGGCCAACCGCGGCCGGCGAGACCTCCGCGAGTCGATCGCCGACCACGTCGCCGAGCGCTACGATCTGACCTACGATCCCGACGATGAAATCATCGTCACTACCGGCGTCAGCGAGGGCGTCGACGTTGCGCTCCGAGCGCTCGTCGATCCCGGCGATGTCGTCGCGGTTCCCCAGCCGTCCTACGTCTCCTACGAGCCGGGCATCCGCTTTGCCGGCGGCGAGCCGCTTCCGGTGCCGACCAGCGACGACGAGTTCAAGCTCACGGCCGACGCCTTAGAACGGGCCGGCGCCGCCGACGCCGACGCCCTGCTGTACTGCTACCCGAACAACCCGACCGGGGCGATCATGACCGAAGACGACCTGCGACCGGTCGCCGCGTTCGCCCGCGAGCACGACCTGACGGTGTTTTCCGACGAGATCTACTCGGAGCTGACCTACGGCCACGAGCACACCTCGATCGCCACGTTCGAGGGGATGCGCGAGCGGACGGTCGTGTTCAACGGTTTCTCGAAGGCCTACGCGATGACCGGACTCCGACTCGGGTACGCGCTCGCGCCGGCCGACGCCGTCGCGGGGATGAACCGCATCCACCAGTACGCGATGCTGTCGGCGCCGACGACCGCCCAGTACGCCGCGATCGAGGCGCTCGAAAACTGCGACGACGAGGTCGCGGAGATGGTGAGCCAGTACGACCGCCGGCGTCGCTTCGTCCTCTCCCGGTTCGAGGAGATGGGTATCGACTGCTTCGAGGCCGAGGGCGCCTTCTACGTGTTCCCGGAAGTGCCCGGCGGCGACGACGAAGCCTTCGCAGAGGAGCTGCTACAGGAGCACGGCGTCGCCGCGGTGCCGGGCTCTGTGTTCGGCGAGGACGGCGAGGGCCATCTCCGGGTGTCCTACGCGACCGGGCTCGACGACCTGCGCGAGGCGATGGCTCGGATCGAGACGTTCGTGAGCTAG
- a CDS encoding Lrp/AsnC family transcriptional regulator — protein sequence MSKRELLELLLENARYSTADLARMTDLDEDEVVATVDALESEGVIKGYQAVVDWNKVTEERVRASVELNVTLDRETSYGDIAERLARFPQVTTLRLVSGDYDFEMEVEDESMQEVSQFISDKVAPVPEITQTVTHYVMDTYKDRGIQMSDGDDDDRLSVSP from the coding sequence ATGAGCAAGCGCGAGCTCCTCGAGTTGCTCCTAGAGAACGCCCGCTACTCGACGGCGGACCTCGCCCGGATGACTGACCTCGACGAAGACGAGGTCGTGGCAACCGTCGACGCACTGGAATCGGAGGGCGTGATCAAGGGCTACCAAGCGGTGGTGGACTGGAACAAAGTCACCGAGGAGCGCGTGCGCGCATCGGTCGAACTCAACGTCACGCTCGACCGGGAGACGAGCTACGGCGACATCGCCGAGCGGCTCGCTCGCTTCCCGCAGGTGACGACGCTACGGCTCGTCAGCGGCGACTACGACTTCGAGATGGAAGTCGAAGACGAGTCGATGCAGGAGGTCTCCCAGTTCATCAGCGACAAAGTCGCGCCGGTCCCCGAGATCACCCAGACGGTGACCCACTACGTGATGGACACGTACAAAGATCGGGGCATCCAGATGAGCGACGGCGACGACGACGACCGACTCTCCGTCTCGCCATGA
- a CDS encoding tRNA (cytidine(56)-2'-O)-methyltransferase produces the protein MQGEPAVAVLRLGHRPGRDDRMTTHVGLTARALGADRAIIAGATQAAETVRDITDRFGGPFEAEVTDSPKAVLREWDGRIAHLTMYGERVQDVEDEIRATRDDDGDPLLIVVGAEKVSFDVYEAADWNVGVTNQPHSEVAGLAVFLDRLFEGRELDREWQDADQQVVPKATGKKVVDPDE, from the coding sequence ATGCAAGGGGAGCCAGCGGTCGCAGTGCTGCGCCTCGGTCACCGACCGGGTCGGGACGACCGCATGACGACGCACGTCGGCCTGACGGCCCGCGCGCTCGGCGCCGACCGCGCGATCATCGCCGGCGCCACGCAGGCCGCCGAGACGGTTCGTGACATCACCGATCGGTTCGGCGGCCCGTTCGAAGCCGAAGTGACCGACTCGCCCAAGGCCGTGTTGCGCGAGTGGGACGGCCGGATCGCCCACTTGACGATGTACGGCGAGCGCGTGCAGGATGTCGAAGACGAGATTCGCGCAACGCGGGACGACGACGGCGATCCGCTGCTGATCGTCGTCGGCGCCGAGAAGGTCTCCTTCGACGTGTACGAGGCCGCCGACTGGAACGTCGGCGTCACCAACCAACCCCACTCGGAGGTCGCCGGACTGGCGGTCTTCCTCGATCGGCTGTTCGAGGGTCGAGAACTCGACCGGGAGTGGCAAGACGCCGATCAGCAGGTCGTCCCCAAAGCGACCGGCAAGAAGGTCGTCGATCCCGACGAGTAG
- a CDS encoding energy-coupling factor ABC transporter permease, with translation MHTPDGYLHPWMAGAFLALAGLVLSVAAMRARDSLTEYRIQLFGIVAAAVFAAQLLNWPIPGGTSAHFVGGAFAAIALGPHLGALAVALVVTIQALVFADGGALALGANVWNMAIVQAYVGYAVYASLADRNETVATIAGGWVGITAAAASASLQLGTAPAFGGELLTVVAVMVGGHAVLGLGEGLLTLVGCRLLARTGVDTEQPSSEGVSA, from the coding sequence ATGCATACACCTGACGGCTATCTACATCCGTGGATGGCGGGGGCGTTCCTCGCGCTGGCCGGCCTCGTGCTGTCGGTCGCCGCGATGCGAGCGCGCGACTCGCTGACCGAGTATCGAATCCAACTGTTCGGCATCGTCGCCGCGGCGGTGTTCGCCGCCCAACTGCTCAACTGGCCGATTCCGGGCGGGACGAGCGCGCACTTCGTCGGCGGTGCCTTTGCAGCGATCGCCCTCGGCCCGCACCTCGGCGCGCTGGCCGTCGCGCTCGTCGTGACGATTCAGGCGCTGGTGTTCGCCGACGGCGGCGCGCTGGCGCTGGGCGCGAACGTCTGGAACATGGCGATCGTTCAAGCCTACGTCGGCTACGCCGTCTACGCGTCGCTGGCCGACCGGAACGAGACTGTCGCCACCATCGCGGGCGGTTGGGTCGGCATCACCGCCGCCGCGGCGTCTGCGAGCCTGCAGTTGGGCACCGCGCCCGCCTTCGGCGGCGAACTGTTGACGGTCGTCGCCGTGATGGTCGGCGGCCACGCTGTCCTCGGCCTCGGCGAAGGCCTGCTCACGCTGGTCGGCTGCCGCCTGCTCGCCCGCACCGGCGTCGATACTGAACAGCCCAGTTCGGAGGGAGTCTCCGCATGA
- a CDS encoding PDGLE domain-containing protein, which produces MSVRSLARGRWQQRSLAGLTVMVLFSPVFAWAATRVGYSEPMENAAEAAGAASHAVATDVSLFSGYALPGLGPHLGTLGGALFGTVLTLVLGVGVARALAPSN; this is translated from the coding sequence ATGAGCGTCCGATCGCTCGCTCGCGGCCGCTGGCAGCAGCGCTCGCTCGCCGGGCTGACCGTGATGGTCTTGTTCTCGCCGGTGTTCGCGTGGGCCGCCACACGGGTCGGCTACTCCGAGCCGATGGAGAACGCCGCCGAAGCGGCGGGTGCGGCGTCCCACGCCGTTGCAACGGACGTGAGCCTCTTCTCGGGCTACGCGCTGCCCGGTCTCGGCCCGCACCTCGGGACGCTCGGTGGCGCCCTGTTCGGCACCGTGCTGACGCTTGTGCTCGGCGTCGGCGTCGCGCGGGCGCTCGCGCCGAGCAACTAA
- a CDS encoding acyl-CoA mutase large subunit family protein — MYDDDDLASIREAREEFEAETLGPVLDRFGERKDRFATVSNLDVDRLYTPDDVADLDYLDDLGFPGEEPFTRGVYPTMYRGRTWTMRQFAGFGTATETNERFHYLIDEGQTGLSTAFDMPTLMGKDSDDPLTDGEVGKEGVAVDTLRDMEVLFEGIDVGEVSTSFTINPSAPVIYAMYVAIADQQGVPREELRGTLQNDMLKEFIAQKEWVIPPEPSLDLVTDVIEFAADETPKFNPVSVSGYHIREAGSTAVQELAFTLADGFAYVEDAIERGLAVDEFAPQLSFFFNCHNSFFEEIAKFRAARRIYARLMDEWYDADATASKQLKFHTQTAGQSLTAQQPLNNVVRVTIQALAGVLGGTQSLHTNSFDEALALPGEKAVRVALRTQQIIGEESGAADIVDPMGGSFAVEALTDETEQRTMEYLEEIREMGDGSMREGVLTALERGYFHREIQEASYEYQERVESGEEVVVGVNEFTIEEDTRPDILKVDETVEQRQRDRLAAVKDERDDDAVEAALSSVEDAIEAGENTMPAIVEAVKAYATMGEIMRVFEDAHGAYEEEIGLA; from the coding sequence ATGTACGACGATGACGACCTCGCATCGATCAGAGAGGCCCGCGAGGAGTTCGAAGCGGAGACGCTCGGTCCCGTCCTCGATCGCTTCGGGGAGCGCAAGGATCGGTTTGCGACGGTCTCGAACCTCGACGTGGATCGTCTCTACACGCCAGACGACGTGGCCGATCTCGACTACCTCGACGATCTGGGATTCCCGGGTGAGGAACCGTTCACGCGCGGCGTCTACCCGACGATGTACCGCGGTCGGACGTGGACGATGCGCCAGTTCGCCGGCTTCGGTACGGCGACCGAGACCAACGAGCGCTTCCACTACTTGATCGACGAGGGCCAGACCGGGCTCTCGACGGCCTTCGACATGCCGACGCTGATGGGCAAGGATTCGGACGATCCGCTGACCGACGGTGAGGTCGGCAAGGAAGGTGTCGCCGTCGACACGCTGCGGGACATGGAGGTCCTGTTCGAGGGAATCGACGTTGGCGAGGTCTCGACGAGTTTCACGATCAACCCTTCCGCGCCGGTGATCTACGCGATGTACGTCGCCATCGCGGACCAACAGGGCGTTCCACGCGAGGAGCTCCGTGGAACTCTCCAGAACGACATGCTCAAGGAGTTTATCGCCCAGAAAGAGTGGGTAATCCCGCCCGAGCCGTCGCTGGATCTCGTCACCGACGTGATCGAGTTCGCCGCCGACGAGACGCCGAAGTTCAACCCCGTCTCGGTGTCGGGCTATCACATCCGCGAGGCCGGTTCGACTGCGGTGCAGGAACTGGCCTTCACGCTTGCCGACGGGTTCGCCTACGTCGAAGACGCGATCGAGCGCGGGCTGGCAGTCGACGAGTTCGCGCCCCAACTGTCCTTTTTCTTCAACTGCCACAACTCCTTTTTCGAGGAGATCGCAAAGTTCCGCGCCGCCCGGCGGATCTACGCCCGCCTGATGGACGAGTGGTACGACGCCGACGCGACGGCGTCGAAACAACTCAAGTTCCACACCCAGACCGCCGGTCAGAGCCTGACCGCCCAGCAACCTCTCAACAACGTCGTCCGCGTGACGATTCAGGCGCTCGCTGGCGTGCTCGGAGGAACCCAAAGCCTCCACACCAACAGCTTCGACGAGGCGCTCGCGCTGCCCGGCGAGAAGGCCGTTCGCGTCGCCTTGCGCACTCAACAGATCATCGGCGAGGAATCGGGTGCCGCGGACATCGTCGATCCGATGGGCGGGAGTTTCGCCGTCGAGGCGCTGACCGACGAGACCGAGCAGCGAACGATGGAGTACCTCGAAGAGATCCGCGAGATGGGCGACGGCTCGATGCGCGAGGGCGTCCTGACGGCGCTGGAACGGGGCTATTTCCACCGTGAGATTCAGGAGGCGTCCTACGAATACCAAGAGCGCGTCGAATCCGGCGAGGAGGTCGTCGTCGGCGTCAACGAGTTCACCATCGAGGAAGACACCAGACCGGACATTCTCAAAGTCGACGAAACCGTCGAACAGCGCCAGCGCGATCGCCTCGCGGCGGTCAAAGACGAGCGCGACGACGACGCCGTCGAGGCTGCACTGTCGAGCGTCGAGGACGCCATCGAAGCCGGCGAAAATACGATGCCGGCGATCGTCGAGGCAGTGAAAGCGTACGCCACGATGGGTGAAATCATGCGGGTGTTCGAGGACGCTCACGGCGCCTACGAGGAGGAAATCGGATTGGCCTGA